CTCAGGATGTCGTTCCTGATGTATTACAGGGAGAAATGACCAGCGTTTCTCAGTCATCCAGAGTCGTCCAAAGCCCAGCAGTTGTTGGCATTATGCCTTAAACAAGGGGGAGAGGTCGAACCTCTTAAACAGAAACAAAACATGGAGTTGCAGCCCCTATAATATCTGCTCTAAGCAATTCCCTGAGCTCATGTGGCGGTTCTGTGATGATCTGCATCCCAGGATCCTTGTTGACACTGGTTTTGGCCAGCCAATCTGCACATTTATTTCCTTCTCTCCAAATGTGTTGTAGCCGGCACTCCCAATCCCTGTTTCCATAATTCCTAATCTGACATATCAGATTGTGGAAAGGTGAATCCTGTCCTGCTCCTTGGATTAGGTCCAGTGCTGCCTTCGAATCCGTTTCCAGGATCACTCTCCTTTCTCCTGAGCTCCACGCCATTTCCATCCCTTTTGAGTACTCCCCATCGCTCTACTGTCGTATTGTCTGTTAGCCCAATATTCACTGCGAAGCCAGCTTTCCATCTTTCCCAGCATTATGCCTTTCGTTGGCTTAGTCTCTAACCAAATTCTCATATTCATCTCCTATTTTCCAACCAGCTCTGGGGACAAGGTTATTGCGCTGAACTGAATTCCCCATGAGAAAGAAGTACCAGATGATTTccggtaagttctcaagtgtaTTTTGCAAATGAGCTTCTTTATCAAGACGCAAACAGCCTTGGTTGCCTGCCTAAACCGTCTCGCTGGAATGAGATCATTACATTTTTTTTCGGATCACTGCATACCTTGACTAAGGCTAATCACTAGTTGTAAGTTGTAACTGCATAATCATGAGTGTCGTGAAGAGGATCGGCTTAAAGCAGCAAAAGAAGTGGGCCACAATGAAATGTTAATTGGGTACTGCGCAGCattaaaaatatgaaaaatcgTTCAACATGTCATTCACTTTTGAAATGTTAATCTTACACCTCTTGTAGATTTAAATTTGCAAAATTTGGCCTCAACTTAAGTTTTCAACTAATTTTTaatagggttattatcactttacccccttaaactatatcactactatcagtttaccccATAACgttattttttaatcactttacccccataagtaattcaactcaacatgttaagaaattttggacaaaatacccttttattttatagtattactacattgttattatcgctttcttCGTTTggattatagtgatacaatcgCTTTAGTTCCTAACactattttctagacattttacCTTATtattaatctaactagtatggtcaaaaaattttaaatatatttaccctttttatatataattaaaaataaaaaaggttggaatgattattcttccttttttcactttaagagatagaaaaattctttttttttcatacttattactactaggaaaagaaaaagagataggaaagaaggagacaaaaaattagattttgcaaaaaaagaaaataaagaaaagtctaacattatcgtattactTTAAGGTTATCGGGATTAGAATTGAAATTTGGTGgtaaacaaaaaagtgaaataattttaaaataataaaagtatttaattctttcttatttgtaatttttaaaaaaagaattgagctctctctctccccctccccctctccatatttctattttttttcaatattaataagattgccaatgaaaaaaattaatattttgactttttttcttgatactaaaaagaagaagagtcactctaaattttttattattttgattatgcaaagagagggtattttcttctaaagtttttaatttgctaagttggtttaatggtaggataaattgtctaaaaaataattctagggtgtaaattgataatgagactatattttatgggggtaaagtgataataattttaagggttaaacatgtcttttcactttaattaataaACTCCATTAAGTTTGACCATTAGTTTTGGGGataaaatgactaaaagataacgttaagggggaaattgatagtaGTACCAAACGTTAAggaggtaaagtgataataaccctttttAATATGAAATCGCCACACAATCAACATGTAGTCATTTTCTTTTATGTATAAATAGGTcaaattcaacttttttttagtgtaaaaaatGAATATGGATTAGGTcaaatttcacatttttttgggaaaaaaaatgaatatggtTTGAGTCAGATTCTACGTTTTaggaacaaaaataaatatggatTGAATCATTTGTTTAACTATAAATGAGATTTAacctttttgttaaaaaaaaaaaagatcatatGTGGTCACTTGATGGATTAAGGATAAATTTTATCGACTTAATTTTGTAGGGGATACAAAGTTAGCATTTAAAAGTGAAGAACGAAAAAATTCGTTTGGCGAAATGTAAAaaacaaattatattttaaacgatttttccttaaaaataaaaataatctgAATTTGTagtcctttcttttatttttttattttttgaagagagaatttgaaaattttccggTGGGCTTCTTTTCTATCTCCTTAAAGTGTTTCAGTGTGAATTTACCTTTTTCTTGAAGGGACATAATATAGGAGGACCTATCAAAATTCACGTTTTCAGTGTATGTATGTCACAATAAATAAAACTAGCCAGCTGAATATTTCTCAAGACTTTTATGCTTTTCATTTCAAGGGACAATTGATTATTGATCTAGGAAACAAGAAAATCAAAAAGTAATTGAGGAATATGCGATATTTTTCTATATCGTTTAGGAGGAAATGTTGGGGTAGTCAATTAAAAACCCTGAAAGATTGTTATcgttaggggaaaaaaaaaattaaaaaccctGAAAGAATAAAAAACAAAACGAAAAAGTAAAATCCGACTGGAACGTTACGACGTCGGATTATTCATACATTTCATTTCCGTTCTCCCGTTGAACCCTACTAAAACCCTCTTCTGTGTCCAATTTCAAGAAATAGCCCCAACAAGGGTTTAGAAGAAGGAAGTTAAAAATGGCGAGCCGTCTCGTTCATTTCCGACCGACGGCGAGACTTCGGTGGCTGTCTACAGCAACAGAAACGGCAACGGCAACGGCAACGACAGCGACAACGGCTGTGACCCAAGATACAGCAACGGCTGTGACCAAAGACAAGCCTAATATCTCTCTGTTCAGGAAACTGAAGGAGCTGAATATTGGACCAGGCTCAGACGCTAATGTTTCAGTGGTTCTAGATGAATGGGCCAATGAAAGTCAGGCTAAACGATTCGATGTTGCTAGACAAATCAATTTTCTCCGATTCCGCAAACATTACCATCTAGCCCTCCAGgtaatttcttgaatttggttattttcttctttcttcttctttttttttttttgtaaaaattgtTTCTTTAGGCATTCCTAGATTTGTGGATGAATGAATATGCGACACGTGAGATTTATGCTTTAGATGGTTTATTGTGCTTGTGGAGTGTATTTATTCAAATCAAGTTGCTGTATTCTTATTGGGTGCTAAATTGTTGTCATGTGGTGAAATTTTCTTTGTAATTGATATTAGTATGCATTCTAATCTTTTGTTTcgatttgaataaaaaaaactttgattgttttattccttttcgAATGCTTATTATTCTTAGACAGATAGCGAATGTGATTGTGGAAAAGAGCATTACTTTATCATAGGAAGAAAAGTCATTTGTTGGGTATGCAAGAAGTGATTGTTTATTTGGGTAATATGGTCGGGTTGGAAACAGCATAGATGTGCTGTTTGTTAGCATTGACAACTATTTGTAAAACAGGGGAGGCATAGAATTTGGGTAGCAGATGATATGTTTATTGAACATTAGATGCTCAGTTTTTGTAGGAAGCTTTTTACCCTTATGGAAACAAAATCTGGGATGTATTCTTTTAATATGCTTGTTGAAAATAGGTAAAGGATCAAGCGTGGGTTGTATAGGAAATTGTACCTGTATACCAACAATGGGGATTGATGAGGAAGGAACAAGTTGAATTGTAGATTAAATTGTAGTTATCTATCAACTTCAGGAAATATATAGACTTTGCATGGACATCTGTTGAATTAATAATATCTTTTCCTTCCTTAGATGGCATTTTATTTGCTTCTGTTTGTTCTCAAACTGGATAGTTTGGTTTGGactttgtaattgttttccttatCTTGTTACTAATGCAGCTATCAGAATGGCTGGAGAGCAGCAAGATTGAGATGAACAATGCTGACCGAGCTGTGCAGATTGACCTTCTTGCAAAAGCTAAGGGTATTGCTTCAGCTGAAGTTTATTTTGATGGTCTTCAGGGATCtgcaaaaacaaacaaaacttaTGGAGCACTTCTTAACTGTTACTGTAAGGAGAAAATGTTGGATAAGGCTGTCCAACTCTTTGCCAAGATGAAGGAGCTGAATTTTACTTCCACTCTGAACTATAACAATGTGATGTCTTTATACTTGAGCAGTAACCAGCCCGAACAAGTCCCTCTGCTTGTGCAAGAATTGGAGCAGAATAAACTTAAAGCAGATAAATATACTTGCAATCTGTTGATTAACAGCTATGCTTCCTCAAATGATATAAACGCAGCGGAGAAAGTTCTTGAAAAGATGAAGAAAGATAAGGTAAAGTATGATTGGTTCACTTATGGGAACCTAGCAACTATTTACGTCAATGCTGGACTTCTTCCCAAGGCCAAAGAAATGATAGGAGAgatggagaaatttgaaaatgtgCGTGATCGTGAGTTTTTCCATATGCTAATCAACTTGTATGAGCTTATGTCTGACTTGGCTGGGGTTCATCATGTGTGGAACTCCCTCAAGTCAGTTTTCCCCTCCCCCAGTAACACTAGCTATCTCATCATGCTGTTGGCTCTGTTTAAATTGGGTGACCTGGAAAACCTGGAGAAGTATTTTAGAGAGTGGGAATCTCAATGCTCATTGTACGATGTCAGACTATTCAATGTGGTCTTGGAATCTTATCTTAATAGGAACATGATTGGGGAAGCTAATGCTCTCTATGAAAGTATGGTGACCAAAGGAATTGATCCCACCTTAGCGACACTGAATATTTTCACAATCTACCACATTAAGAATGATCAGATTGATTCGGCTCTGAAGTATCTGGAGATGGGTGCATGCAAGACAATCCCAGAGGAACATAGGTGGTTTCCTACAGATGAGACTATCAAATTGTTTTTAGAATattttgagaagaaaaatgatgCGACTAGAGCTGAGAAGTTTTGTAACAGCATGAAGAAGATTGGTCGTCTTGATTCTACCGTTTATGCATCTCTGCTTTCCAAAAGTTGATGACTAGATCACTGCATCGAAGTATAGAGGTGTTTCTGATTTAAATATGGCAGTGAGAAGAGGCCTTGACAATTTGATATTTTATACTGGCCTAATTCAAGTCTTGCAAGGAATTCGAGTTTATGTTCACAAATGCTATTGTGCGAAGCAAAGCTGGCCTGTACTGAAACCTAAACTATGGTGGTGAAAATCAATTTTGCCATTAATTCATTATGTCGTCACAAGATGGTCACACACTCTAGTCATTGTGGCTTTTTGACCTTCTCCTAGACATGCCTCAATTGTATCCTATCATTCCTTAGCCTCTAGACCAACCACTTGATAATAGGGTT
This portion of the Coffea arabica cultivar ET-39 chromosome 2e, Coffea Arabica ET-39 HiFi, whole genome shotgun sequence genome encodes:
- the LOC113732975 gene encoding pentatricopeptide repeat-containing protein At4g01990, mitochondrial — protein: MASRLVHFRPTARLRWLSTATETATATATTATTAVTQDTATAVTKDKPNISLFRKLKELNIGPGSDANVSVVLDEWANESQAKRFDVARQINFLRFRKHYHLALQLSEWLESSKIEMNNADRAVQIDLLAKAKGIASAEVYFDGLQGSAKTNKTYGALLNCYCKEKMLDKAVQLFAKMKELNFTSTLNYNNVMSLYLSSNQPEQVPLLVQELEQNKLKADKYTCNLLINSYASSNDINAAEKVLEKMKKDKVKYDWFTYGNLATIYVNAGLLPKAKEMIGEMEKFENVRDREFFHMLINLYELMSDLAGVHHVWNSLKSVFPSPSNTSYLIMLLALFKLGDLENLEKYFREWESQCSLYDVRLFNVVLESYLNRNMIGEANALYESMVTKGIDPTLATLNIFTIYHIKNDQIDSALKYLEMGACKTIPEEHRWFPTDETIKLFLEYFEKKNDATRAEKFCNSMKKIGRLDSTVYASLLSKS